A genomic region of Ovis canadensis isolate MfBH-ARS-UI-01 breed Bighorn chromosome 9, ARS-UI_OviCan_v2, whole genome shotgun sequence contains the following coding sequences:
- the TP53INP1 gene encoding tumor protein p53-inducible nuclear protein 1 isoform X2, producing MFQRLNKMFVGEVNTSSNQEPEFSEKEDDEWILVDFIDTCTGFSAAEDEEEEDISEESPPERPSVFSCLPASLECLADTSDSCFLQFESCPMEESWFITPPPCFTAGGLTTIKVETSPMENLLIEHPSMSVYAVHEPCPSLSEAHCGAEEFHNPGSPRARKSCL from the exons ATGTTCCAGAGATTGAATAAAATGTTTGTGGGTGAAGTCAATACTTCTTCAAACCAAGAACCAGAATTTAGTGAGAAAGAAGATGATGAGTGGATTCTTGTTGACTTCATAG ACACTTGCACGGGTTTctcagcagcagaggatgaggaggaagaagacaTCAGTGAAGAGTCACCTCCCGAGCGCCCTTCAGTCTTTTCCTGTCTCCCTGCATCTCTCGAGTGCTTGGCTGATACGAGTGACTCCTGCTTCCTCCAGTTTGAGTCCTGTCCAATGGAGGAGAGCTGGTTTATCACCCCTCCCCCATGTTTTACTGCAGGTGGATTAACCACTATCAAGGTGGAGACCAGTCCTATGGAAAACCTTCTTATTGAACACCCTAGCATGTCCGTCTATGCTGTGCACGagccctgccccagcctcagTGAGGCCCACTGTGGGGCTGAGGAATTTCATAACCCAGGCAGTCCCAG GGCCAGGAAAAGCTGCTTATAA